CTGAAGACAAAAAAGAACAGGAACAGACAGTGGGGAAGATCTCGCTTGTCTGCTTTACGGATGCGAGCGAACTGTTTCCGCGCGAGTCCTGCCTGTTTGTCGCAACGCCCCGTTCGGGGGAACCACGGGTCGTCTCGCCGGGCTCGAAAGGGGCCGGAGTCGTGCGTGCCGGAGTTTTAGAAACGTCGAATGTATCGATTCCAGAAGAGCTGGAAGCACTATCGCTCATCAAGCAGCGTCTGGACGCCTTGAAGACGGTCTACTCAACGGAGCCGCAGGAGCCGGTTCGAGCCGACCTGGGATTGCCCGCTGATCGTATCGCCCGACCGGGAGATCAACGACTGCAGCGGGGTAACCGCCCGGTTCTGAAGTAGGCCGCAGCTTACGGAAAGATGGCTTTTAAGGCGTTGTGGCGATGGTAGAAACCTTCGTCGAACAGATCCAGCAGCTTCGATTCGGTGACTAGAAAGCCGAGCAGTCCGCCCGGTGGTTCGAATTCCAGCCGATCGATCACGGTAACCTGATTGTCGCCGCTGGGTACGATGCGATGTTCGTGCGTGTATGATTTGAGGGGCCCGGAAATCTGTTTCTCAGTAAAAAAGTCAGGCTTTTCGAAGGCGATGATTTCATGCGTTCCTTCCTGCACTTTGCCGAAGCCCTGAATTTGAAACTCAAGAACCGCACCCAGAGATAATTTGTCTGGTTTTTTGGTGAAAGCCAGACCCGTGTCAGGAGGGCTGATTTTCAGAATGTTATCGGTATCGATCAGAAATTCAAAAATCTCTTCAGGAGTGGTGGTTAATTGAACGCTGGTTTCGAAGGTCGCCATCGCCTCTCTCTTTCGACATGTGTCGCGAATTAATATACTACATAACAGACCAGAACTTTGAGTGGCTCAGAATTCTGAGCGTGTATCCTAGCCAAATGAACTGAAAATGACGAGTCCGGGCCGCAAGAGTCTTACTCTTTTGGACGTGTGTGGTCCGGTTGATATGAGATGAATTGATTATGCAATTTCCAACGGAAGTCCTTCAACAGTGCTGGTTTCTGGCAGGTCCGACCGCGTGCGGCAAGACTGAGCTGAGCCTGTTGCTGGCGGAACATCTCAATGCAGAAATCCTGGCAATGGATTCGATGTCGCTGTATAGAGGCATGGATATCGGTACCGCGAAAGCCTCCGCGGCCGAGCGCGAACGGGTGCCGCACCATCTGCTGGACCTGATCGATGTGCATGAAAAATACAGCGTAGCCGATTATTTTGAGGCGGCGGAAATCTGCTGCCGTGAGATCATCGAGCGGGGGCGCACGCCGCTGTTTGTAGGAGGCACGGGTCTCTATTTACGGGCGATATTGCGCGGGGTGTTTAACGGTCCCTCTGCCGACTGGGATTATCGTCGCGAAATGGAAACACTGGCAGAGACCGAAGGAAATGAAGCTCTGCACCGCCGGCTAGCGGCCGTCGATCCGGTCTCGGCGGAGAAGCTGCATCCGAACGATGTCCGCCGCGTGGCGCGGGCACTGGAAGTGTACCACGTTTCCGGCGTCCCCCTTTCGGCCCAGCACGCGGAAGGAATTCTGACTCCGGAAGAATGTCCGGCGCATGTTTACTGGTTGTTGCCGGATCGGGAATGGCTATACGAGCGGATTAATCTTCGCGTCGATCAGATGCTGGAAGAAGGCCTGCTGGACGAAGTGAAACAGCTCCTGACAGCCGACCCTCCCATGAGCCGTACCGCCCGTCAGGCACTGGGATATAAGGAACTGATCGATTATCTGGAAGGCACGCATTCCTACGAGCGAGCGGTCGAACTGCTAAAACAGCAGACCCGCCGTTTCGCCAAACGGCAACATACGTTTTTCCGCAACATTAAAGAATGCCGCGAACTCCCGGTTCACCCGGAAGATCAACCGGCTGACCTGCTGGAGAAGATCCTGGGGTTTGAGCGCGGGTGATGATTGGCAACACGCCTTCTCAATCGTAGGGGTGAACCCTACAAAAAACTGCACTATTTCGATATACATACGTTTGATCTGTTTCCTCTGCCGTTTTTTCCTCATCGGTTCGTGGATCTGGCTGGGGAAGTTGTTTTTGCTGGAAGGTGGCTAAGTTGTGGGGAACTCTCTATAGTGTCTTGCAAAGAATTTTTTAACTGTATTCTGCAATTGAGACTGGTCTTTGGGCCGGTGTTCAATCGTTTGGTTTTCCCCTTCAATTTAATTAGTGTGTGATCCATGATGACCGATGAGAAAGTATTAATTCAGGTAGGCCACAGTCCAGATCCGGACGATGCCTTTATGTTCCATGCATTGGCGAATGATAAGATCGAAACAGGTAAGTATCGATTTACTCATGAGTTACAAGATATTGAGACACTCAATCAGCGTGCCTTCAATGCAGAACTGGAGCTGACGGCTGTCAGCCTGCATGGTTATGCTTATCTGACGGATACTTATGCCATCTGTTCGTGTGGCGCTTCGATGGGTGATCAATACGGGCCGATGGTCGTGGCCCGCGAAGCCTGGTCAATCGATGATCTGCGAGGCAAAAAGATTGCGATTCCCGGCAAACTGACCACCGCATTTCTGGCTTTGAAATTGTTGCTGGGCGATGATTTCGAATACGAAGAGCATCCCTTCGATGAGATTCTGAATCTGGTTGAACAAGGCAAGTTCGATGCCGGCCTGATCATTCACGAAGGCCAGCTGACTTATGGAAACCAGGGACTGAAACTGGTCGTCGATCTGGGCAAGTGGTGGTATGAAGACACCGGTCTGCCTTTGCCATTGGGCGCGAATGCGATTCGGAAAGACATGGGCCAGGAAATGATGGAAGAAGTGACTGCGATTCTGAAACGCAGCATAGAGTACGGCCTGGAACATCGTGACGAAGCCCTCGACCATGCGTTGAAGTATGGTCGCGATTTGAATCGGGGCAGCGCTGATAAATTTGTGGGTATGTATGTGAACGACTGGACTCTGGACTTCGGCGAAAAAGGCCGTGAAGCCGTCGCGCTCTTGCTGGACCGGGGTTACGAAGCCGGCATCATCCCTAATCCGGTCAAACTGGAATTTATTGGTTAATCGCTCCCTCAACGACTGTGTGTTGATTTATCGAGATAGAGAAGGTGGTATGTGATGAGTGAAAGTAACTCATCCGGATATTTGCAGGCCTTGTTCGGCCTGTCTGGTAAGACGGCTGTTGTGATTGGCGGAACCGGAGTTCTGGGAGGCGCGATCGCGGATGCACTGGCGCAAGCCGGCGCGCACGTGGTGATCGTTGGTCGCAATGCGGAAAATGGCGACAGTCGTGTGAAGCAGATAGAAACGCTAAAGGGGAGTGCCGAGTTTTTCGCGGCCGACTCCACCAGCCGCTCTGATCTCGAAGCGCTGGTCGCGCATCTGAAAGCCAAAGGCCAGATGGTTGACATTCTGGTGAATGGTGCGGGGATTAACGCCGCGACACCATTCCTGGAAATCAGCGATGAAGAATGGGAAAAGATTTTCCGCGTCAACCTCTTGAGCGTCAAAGTAGCCTGCCAGGTATTTGGCCAGGCGA
This window of the Gimesia fumaroli genome carries:
- a CDS encoding SRPBCC family protein, which codes for MATFETSVQLTTTPEEIFEFLIDTDNILKISPPDTGLAFTKKPDKLSLGAVLEFQIQGFGKVQEGTHEIIAFEKPDFFTEKQISGPLKSYTHEHRIVPSGDNQVTVIDRLEFEPPGGLLGFLVTESKLLDLFDEGFYHRHNALKAIFP
- the miaA gene encoding tRNA (adenosine(37)-N6)-dimethylallyltransferase MiaA; translation: MQFPTEVLQQCWFLAGPTACGKTELSLLLAEHLNAEILAMDSMSLYRGMDIGTAKASAAERERVPHHLLDLIDVHEKYSVADYFEAAEICCREIIERGRTPLFVGGTGLYLRAILRGVFNGPSADWDYRREMETLAETEGNEALHRRLAAVDPVSAEKLHPNDVRRVARALEVYHVSGVPLSAQHAEGILTPEECPAHVYWLLPDREWLYERINLRVDQMLEEGLLDEVKQLLTADPPMSRTARQALGYKELIDYLEGTHSYERAVELLKQQTRRFAKRQHTFFRNIKECRELPVHPEDQPADLLEKILGFERG
- a CDS encoding menaquinone biosynthesis family protein translates to MMTDEKVLIQVGHSPDPDDAFMFHALANDKIETGKYRFTHELQDIETLNQRAFNAELELTAVSLHGYAYLTDTYAICSCGASMGDQYGPMVVAREAWSIDDLRGKKIAIPGKLTTAFLALKLLLGDDFEYEEHPFDEILNLVEQGKFDAGLIIHEGQLTYGNQGLKLVVDLGKWWYEDTGLPLPLGANAIRKDMGQEMMEEVTAILKRSIEYGLEHRDEALDHALKYGRDLNRGSADKFVGMYVNDWTLDFGEKGREAVALLLDRGYEAGIIPNPVKLEFIG
- a CDS encoding SDR family oxidoreductase; translated protein: MSESNSSGYLQALFGLSGKTAVVIGGTGVLGGAIADALAQAGAHVVIVGRNAENGDSRVKQIETLKGSAEFFAADSTSRSDLEALVAHLKAKGQMVDILVNGAGINAATPFLEISDEEWEKIFRVNLLSVKVACQVFGQAMLDENVAGSIINIASMSAITPLSRVFTYSASKAAVLNLTQNLAREWAERGIRVNALSPGFFPAEQNRKVLTPERVASIMNHTPTNRFGDPEELAGAVLLMAAGKAGSFITGTNIAVDGGFSCMTI